From a single Andrena cerasifolii isolate SP2316 chromosome 8, iyAndCera1_principal, whole genome shotgun sequence genomic region:
- the LOC143372505 gene encoding mitochondrial import inner membrane translocase subunit Tim10 B: MDGTHIRNFKDFLLLYNQISEACFKRCTNIFISRDISNDEDICLRKCLQKHIQANHKMMEIFMEVQPIFVRKRIEEAQTAQAALEAQAAQAALEAQPAQAGLEPQLQMEESVPKVAA, encoded by the exons ATGGACGGTACACACATAAGAAAT TTCAAGGATTTTCTGCTTCTGTATAATCAAATATCCGAGGCGTGCTTCAAGAGGTGtacgaatatatttatttccaggGATATTTCCAACGACGAG GACATCTGCTTAAGAAAGTGCTTGCAAAAACATATTCAGGCGAATCATAAAATGATGGAAATATTTATGGAAGTGCAGCCTATCTTTGTACGGAAGAGGATAGAGGAAGCGCAAACCGCTCAGGCAGCGTTAGAAGCACAAGCTGCTCAGGCAGCGTTAGAAGCACAACCTGCCCAGGCAGGGTTAGAACCACAATTGCAGATGGAAGAGAGCGTTCCCAAGGTTGCAGCATAG
- the Arfip gene encoding ADP ribosylation factor interacting protein arfaptin, which translates to MERSIHEMLKDAPALNDSDSAVHGGTPPPHVPNNCSNDTQSRPATINLTLASPTSQMSVTVSPNTPIQNGDTQTMRTAQSKIESIKNWSISTYKCTKQLMYEKLGKTSRTVDSELETQIELLRDTQRKYCNVLRLSRALASHFHHVVQTQHALGEAFSELAQKSPELQEEFLYNSETQRNLTKNGETLLGALNFFVSSVNTLCNKTIEDTLLTVRQYETARIEYDAYRTDLEALAQATKSDGTNAGRLEEAQANYEEHKQNFEKLRSDVSIKLKFLDENRIKVMHKQLLLFHNAVSAYFSGNQTALEATLKQFNIKVKSPNSSLPSWLEQ; encoded by the exons ATGGAACGAAGTATTCATGAAATGTTGAAGGATGCTCCAGCTTTGAATGACAGCGACAGTGCAGTACACGGTGGCACTCCACCACCCCATGTACCGAATAATTGTAGCAACGATACTCAATCCAGACCAGCTACGATAAATTTAACATTGGCTAGTCCTACATCGCAAATGT CTGTGACGGTATCTCCAAATACGCCTATTCAAAATGGCGATACCCAAACGATGCGTACTGCGCAGAGTAAAATCGAGAGTATTAAAAACTGGAGTATTTCTACCTATAAGTGTACAAAACAGTTAATGTATGAGAAACTGGGAAAAACATCTCGTACTGTGGATTCAG AGCTCGAAACACAAATTGAATTACTGCGAGACACACAAAGAAAGTATTGCAATGTCTTGCGACTATCTAGAGCTTTAGCTTCTCATTTCCATCACGTCGTTCAAACACAACATGCCCTAGGGGAAGCGTTTTCTGAACTAGCTCAAAAGTCTCCAGAGTTGCAAGAAGAGTTTCTGTATAACTCTGAGACTCAAAGAAACTTGACTAAAAATGGTGAAACGTTATTAGGGGCCttaaatttctttgtttcttccgtAAATACACTTTGTAATAAAACTATCGAAGACACCCTGCTTACGGTGCGGCAATATGAAACGGCCAG AATAGAATACGACGCCTACAGAACGGATCTCGAAGCACTGGCGCAGGCAACAAAATCTGATGGCACTAACGCCGGGAGATTGGAAGAGGCGCAAGCCAATTACGAGGAACATAAACAGAATTTTGAGAAATTACGCTCAGATGTCTCgataaaactgaaatttttagaCGAAAATAGA ATCAAGGTAATGCATAAGCAGTTACTGCTATTTCATAATGCAGTGTCTGCCTATTTCTCTGGAAATCAGACTGCATTGGAAGCAACGCTGAAGCAGTTTAATATAAAGGTCAAGTCACCGAACTCGTCTCTACCATCGTGGCTCGAACAGTAG
- the Pix gene encoding ATP-binding cassette sub-family E member 1 pix, whose protein sequence is MPPKKSMEETDRLTRIAIVNSDKCKPKRCRQECKRSCPVVRMGKLCIEVTPNSKIASISEELCIGCGICVKKCPFEAISIINLPSNLEKETTHRYSKNSFKLHRLPIPRPGEVLGLVGTNGIGKSTALKILAGKQKPNLGRFTDPPDWTEILSHFRGSELQNYFTKILEDDLKALIKPQYVDQIPKAVKGTVQQLLDKKDECKNQLDICRMLDLLHIRDRGIEALSGGELQRFACAMVCIQDGDIFMFDEPSSYLDVKQRLNAAVTIRSLIHPDKFIIVVEHDLSVLDYLSDFICCLYGVPGAYGVVTMPFSVREGINIFLDGFVPTENLRFREESLVFKVAESATEEEVKRMNHYEYPAMVKTMGSFRLHVEKGQFTDSEILVLLGENGTGKTTFIRMLAGNLPPDDGSGSIPQLHISYKPQKISPKSQGIVRQLLHEKVRDAYVHPQFVTDVMKPLKIDDIMDQEVQNLSGGELQRVALALCLGKPADVYLIDEPSAYLDSEQRLVAAKVIKRFILHAKKTGFVVEHDFIMATYLADRVIVFSGTPSLETTAHSPQSLLNGMNRFLELLGITFRRDPNNFRPRINKSQSVKDLEQKKAGQYFFLEE, encoded by the exons ATGCCGCCGAAAAAGTCTATGGAGGAAACGGACCGCCTGACTCGTATAGCTATCGTCAATTCGGACAAGTGCAAACCGAAGCGGTGCAGGCAAGAATGCAAGAGATCTTGCCCAGTTGTGCGGATGGGAAAACTTTGCATAGAAGTTACTCCTAATAGTAAAATAGCGTCTATTTCAGAAGAATTATGTATTGGATGTGGTATTTGCGTTAAG AAATGTCCGTTCGAGGCAATATCTATCATTAACCTTCCTAGTAATTTAGAGAAAGAAACTACGCACCGTTACTCAAAGAATTCATTTAAACTGCATAGACTGCCTATTCCACGTCCCGGGGAAGTGCTAGGTTTAGTTGGGACCAATGGGATTGGTAAATCAACtgctctgaaaattttagcaggAAAGCAGAAGCCGAACTTGGGAAGATTTACC GATCCACCAGATTGGACAGAAATCTTGAGCCACTTCAGGGGCAGTGAATTGCAGAATTACTTCACCAAGATATTGGAAGATGATTTGAAAGCTCTCATCAAGCCTCAATACGTAGATCAGATCCCTAAAGCTGTGAAAGGCACTGTGCAACAACTCCTGGATAAGAAGGACGAGTGTAAAAATCAATTAGATATTTGTAGAATGTTAG ATTTGTTACATATACGCGACAGAGGCATCGAAGCACTTTCTGGCGGGGAGCTTCAACGATTCGCTTGTGCTATGGTGTGCATTCAGGACGGAGACATTTTTATGTTCGACGAGCCGTCTTCATATTTAGATGTGAAACAGCGTCTCAATGCTGCCGTAACTATCCGATCTCTCATTCATCCCGACAA GTTTATAATAGTAGTGGAACACGATTTATCAGTTCTGGACTATTTGTCAGACTTCATATGTTGCCTTTACGGTGTTCCCGGAGCTTACGGCGTCGTCACTATGCCGTTCTCCGTGAGAGAAGGCATAAACATTTTCCTTGACGGTTTCGTACCGACGGAGAATCTGAGATTCCGCGAGGAATCTCTTGTTTTTAAAGTGGCGGAGAGTGCCACTGAGGAGGAGGTGAAACGTATGAATCACTACGAATATCCTGCAATGGTAAAGACAATGGGCTCGTTTCGGTTACACGTCGAGAAAGGTCAGTTTACGGATTCGGAGATTCTTGTGTTGCTCGGTGAAAATGGGACAGGGAAAACGACGTTCATTAGAATGTTGGCTGGTAATCTGCCACCGGATGATGGCTCTG GAAGTATCCCTCAACTTCACATTAGTTACAAACCACAGAAGATAAGTCCTAAATCTCAAGGCATCGTGCGGCAGTTGTTGCATGAGAAAGTCAGGGATGCTTATGTCCATCCCCAGTTCGTGACGGACGTAATGAAGCCATTAAAGATAGACGACATCATGGATCAAGAGGTGCAGAATCTTTCCGGAGGAGAGTTGCAACGAGTGGCTTTAGCTTTGTGTCTTGGAAAGCCTGCCGATGTTTACTTGATCGACGAACCTTCTGCCTATTTGGACTCCGAGCAACGTTTAGTCGCGGCTAAAGTAATAAAACG GTTTATATTGCATGCGAAGAAAACGGGATTCGTAGTAGAGCACGACTTCATCATGGCTACGTATTTGGCTGACCGTGTAATAGTATTTTCTGGCACACCATCTTTGGAAACCACGGCTCATAGTCCGCAATCTTTATTAAACGGTATGAACAGATTCTTGGAACTCCTAGGCATCACTTTCAGAAGAGACCCGAACAATTTTAGACCGAGGATTAACAAGAGCCAGTCTGTGAAA GACCTGGAACAAAAGAAAGCTGGTCAATATTTCTTCCTGGAAGAGTGA